The nucleotide sequence GCCGGCACCACCGTCGCCGAGCTGCTGCGGCGCACCCACGCCGCCGCCTGAGCCACCCCGCGAAGACTCCAGCCCGGCGCGTCGGATGTCGCGCCGGGACCCGGAGCCCTCGTCCCGGTGCCACGTCGATGCGGCCGTGGCGCCGGTCTCGGCCATAATTCGGCAGGCGCGCCGCCGGCACGGACGACGGCCGCCGGCCACGATCCGGTCCCCGCGCCGCCCGCGCCGCCCGCGGCACCGCGGACCGGACGACGGCCGCCACACCCGCTCTCACGCCCGCTCGGGAGGCCCGCCATGGGCGAACGGACCTGGCCGCTGCTGCTCAACGCGCTGCTGCGCGGCGAGGAACTCTCCACCGCCGACACCGCCTGGGCGATGGGCGAGATCATGGCCGGCTCGGCCACCCCGGCCCAGATCGCCGGCTTCGCCGTGGCGCTGCGCACCAAGGGCGAGACGCCGGCCGAGCTGGGCGGCCTCGTCGAGGCGATGCTGACCCGGGCGGTCCCGGTGGCGCTGCCCGAGGAGGTCCGGGCCTCGGCGCTCGACGTGGTCGGCACGGGCGGCGACCTCGCCCACACCGTGAACATCTCGACGATGGCCGCGCTGGTGGTCGCCGGCGCCGGTGTCCGCGTCGTCAAGCACGGCAACCGGGCCGCCTCCTCCTCGTGCGGCACCGCCGACGTGCTGGAGTACCTGGGCGTACCGCTGGACCTCGACCCGGAGCAGGTGGCGCGCTGCGTGACCGAGGCCGGCATCGGCTTCTGCTTCGCCGCCCGGTTCCACCCCGGGATGCGGCACACCGGCCCGGTCCGCCGCGAGATCGGCGTGCCCACCGCGTTCAACTTCCTCGGCCCGCTGACCAACCCGGCCCGCCCGCGGGCCGGCGCGGTGGGCTGCTTCGACCCGCGGATGGCACCCGTGATGGCGGCCGTCTTCGCGGCCCGGGGCGACTCGGTCGTCGTGATGCGCGGCGAGGACGGGCTGGACGAG is from Micromonospora terminaliae and encodes:
- the trpD gene encoding anthranilate phosphoribosyltransferase — encoded protein: MGERTWPLLLNALLRGEELSTADTAWAMGEIMAGSATPAQIAGFAVALRTKGETPAELGGLVEAMLTRAVPVALPEEVRASALDVVGTGGDLAHTVNISTMAALVVAGAGVRVVKHGNRAASSSCGTADVLEYLGVPLDLDPEQVARCVTEAGIGFCFAARFHPGMRHTGPVRREIGVPTAFNFLGPLTNPARPRAGAVGCFDPRMAPVMAAVFAARGDSVVVMRGEDGLDEFSTGAPTRVWVAQQGVVREALLDATELGVPRATLADLRGGDAAYNAGVVRRLLAGETGPVRDAVLVNAAVALATQGPLDGDLHEALRAGLVRATESIDSGAAAGALERWLEVAGRL